The stretch of DNA TGACTGATTGACCAAAAACTTCTTCGGATAAAAGACGGTGCTGATCTCATCGGCTTTGATCTTCTTGGATTCAGCCTGCAGTTTCTCTTTAAGCGTCCCAACGTTTTGAATCGTGATTTTTAGAATCTGCTGAATCTTCCAATCGATGCTATCGGGATTAACCGACAAGATGGTATTCACCACCCCATTGGCCCAATCCGCGAAGTAGTCATCGGAATACTTGGAGGCAGTCATCTCCAGTCTGTGGTCAACATCATAGTGAGGGATTAAAACCCAATGCTCCTCAGCATTTACTACTTTTAAAACCAACAGGATATTTGTGAGCACAAGGCCAAGGCAAGCCCAAAGAGCAAAGTCTCGTTGCTTCAAAACCCCTGTCAACGTTGATTGGTTGGAAGAGAAGTTCATGGCAGCCATATCCTCTTCCAAGATTCAGGGCATATTCTTGGCAAGCCAAACCGTAAGCCCAAAGTCCAATGAAGATAGGACACAGTCGAAAATCCTGTGACCAATTTCTTAAAGCGTTTGATGACGTAGACCCCGAGAGACCCTCCAATAAGGAAGAGAAGCTTTAGGGAAAGCGCTTCCAGGACGAAGAACAGGAAAATGCTCACGACGATGAAGCATAGCTCATCCACTGTCATCCCCCCAATTCTGAGGGGTTCTGACATGAAGGTATAAATCCGGTGTTCTTTAATGTTCATAGAATTTAATTTCCTCTCGTAAGTGCTTCAGGGCTTGCTTGAGGGAAGCTTCCCTCATATAGGTGGATGTACGGTCAGTCTGACCATTTCCTTGACAAACCTTTTGAGAAACTTGGATATGAAACAGCACCTCAGCCAAATGCGACGAGAGTTGACAAGCTTCTAGTTTGATCTTTTGGAGAGGTGGCTGAAC from Alphaproteobacteria bacterium encodes:
- a CDS encoding type IV conjugative transfer system protein TraE translates to MNFSSNQSTLTGVLKQRDFALWACLGLVLTNILLVLKVVNAEEHWVLIPHYDVDHRLEMTASKYSDDYFADWANGVVNTILSVNPDSIDWKIQQILKITIQNVGTLKEKLQAESKKIKADEISTVFYPKKFLVNQSTQTIDVVGQHIAYFGRDSSPVTTEKKFCLSWVVRTHGVILLKDFVEVKDE